The Clarias gariepinus isolate MV-2021 ecotype Netherlands chromosome 4, CGAR_prim_01v2, whole genome shotgun sequence genome window below encodes:
- the metrn gene encoding meteorin, protein MEIVFLILALITMNGAAFSADECSWRGSGLSRPEQGVEQVFLRCAEGSVEFLYPTGALRLTLLPRQSGNRVGGASGTPTSVCIKPEPQWGGAQLYLERGGVLELLVSDTPGPAYLRCFSITPGESPALFLQATPHSDISRRIAAFRYELRGDRTSQFSVNSVDADVEEGACRPCNDTEMLMAVCTSDFVVRGNIRAVEADSGQRVSVISVSATRVYRQKWPLFSSVGRLTHSGEIRTLLRCGVRAGSGSFLFTGHAHFGEAWLTCAPRYKEFLRVYERARQDLQIPCTLDT, encoded by the exons ATGGAGATTGTTTTTTTGATTTTGGCGTTAATTACAATGAATGGAGCGGCCTTTTCGGCGGATGAGTGCAGCTGGAGGGGAAG CGGTCTTTCTCGGCCAGAGCAAGGTGTTGAGCAGGTGTTTCTGCGCTGCGCCGAAGGCTCGGTCGAGTTCCTGTACCCCACCGGAGCCCTGCGTCTCACTCTCTTGCCCCGGCAATCCGGAAACAGAGTGGGCGGGGCCAGTGGAACGCCTACATCTGTCTGCATCAAGCCAGAGCCTCAGTGGGGCGGCGCCCAGCTTTACCTGGAGAGAGGTGGAGTCCTGGAGCTGCTAGTAAGCGACACACCTGGTCCCGCTTATCTACGCTGTTTCAGCATTACTCCTGGGGAAAGCCCGGCCCTGTTCCTGCAAGCCACGCCCCACAGCGACATAAGCAGGCGCATCGCGGCGTTCCGTTACGAGCTGAGAGGGGATAGGACCTCGCAGTTTTCTGTTAACTCTGTGGACGCTGATGTGGAAGAAG gagCGTGCAGGCCGTGTAACGACACAGAGATGCTGATGGCAGTTTGCACCAGTGACTTTG tggtaCGTGGGAATATCCGCGCGGTGGAAGCCGACTCTGGACAGCGCGTGTCCGTGATCAGCGTGAGCGCGACACGTGTGTACCGTCAGAAGTGGCCTCTGTTCTCCAGCGTGGGCCGCCTCACACACTCCGGAGAGATCCGCACACTGCTACGCTGCGGCGTCCGCGCCGGCTCCGGAAGCTTCCTCTTCACCGGACACGCCCACTTTGGGGAGGCCTGGCTTACCTGCGCACCAAGGTACAAAGAATTCCTGAGAGTGTACGAGCGCGCCAGACAGGACCTCCAGATCCCCTGCACTCTCGACACCTGA